The Fusarium oxysporum Fo47 chromosome II, complete sequence genome includes a region encoding these proteins:
- a CDS encoding meiotically up-regulated gene 113-domain-containing protein, producing MPFVANTPESYLNRSDSKATNGTCRGLTSNGRPCRRAVQQTAPKTDKRGRPVTPDPRDESLYCWQHREQANMSAHSSPGPRATSTPILEGRTSLDTLADRLGLVDLQEKKKYRRDTDRRKQTAPRPKPQPKQSLMCCCFSVPLQDVQESRPSRPQPRPVQKTSASVPPKRASKQHLTASQNTSSAKTSRRSRKSTGSQTAQIKDFIPDSVDAQTASALMSELARPFGASEEPGFIYMFWLTPTSQSSSAPVDAARSLLSPPSPNRPPRSRSASNAVSSFAAADPSTSKNTMLLKIGRAANVQRRLNQWQRQCGHEVEILRYYPYLPGSQESSGVVPHMTQHVHRVERLVHIELAGMGLKKDAEKCDACGREHREWFEVEATREGIKAVDGVIRRWIGWDETMT from the coding sequence ATGCCCTTTGTCGCAAACACCCCCGAGTCCTACCTCAACCGCTCTGACTCAAAAGCCACAAACGGAACATGTCGTGGACTGACCTCCAACGGCCGCCCATGCCGTCGCGCCGTTCAACAGACGGCGCCCAAGACTGATAAGCGCGGAAGACCTGTTACTCCCGACCCCCGTGATGAGAGTCTCTACTGCTGGCAGCATCGAGAGCAGGCGAATATGTCGGCGCATTCGAGTCCGGGGCCTAGAGCTACTTCGACGCCGATTTTGGAAGGACGCACGAGTTTGGATACACTTGCGGATAGGTTGGGGTTGGTGGATttgcaggagaagaagaagtataGAAGGGATACAGATCGGCGAAAGCAGACCGCGCCTAGACCGAAACCGCAGCCGAAGCAGTCTCTTATGTGTTGCTGTTTCTCAGTACCTCTCCAAGATGTCCAGGAGTCTCGGCCTTCACGACCGCAACCTCGTCCAGTCCAGAAAACATCGGCCTCGGTACCGCCAAAGCGCGCTTCAAAACAACATCTTACCGCATCGCAAAACACATCTTCCGCCAAAACCTCTCGACGCTCGCGAAAGTCCACAGGCTCGCAGACAGCGCAGATAAAAGACTTCATTCCCGACTCTGTAGACGCCCAGACCGCCTCGGCGCTTATGTCCGAACTAGCACGTCCCTTTGGCGCTTCAGAAGAACCTGGTTTCATATACATGTTCTGGCTCACACCTACATCTCAGTCGTCTTCTGCGCCCGTTGACGCAGCGCGTTCGCTTCTTTCACCACCTTCACCGAATCGGCCACCGCGATCTCGAAGTGCTAGTAACGCTGTTTCAAGCTTCGCGGCCGCTGAtccatcaacatcaaagaACACcatgcttctcaagatcgGCCGCGCAGCAAATGTTCAGCGTCGTTTGAATCAATGGCAGCGTCAGTGTGGTCATGAAGTTGAGATTCTGCGATACTACCCATATCTCCCTGGGTCACAGGAGTCATCTGGTGTAGTTCCCCATATGACGCAGCATGTGCACCGAGTAGAGCGCTTAGTTCACATCGAACTAGCGGGCATGGGTCTCAAGAAAGATGCAGAGAAATGTGATGCTTGTGGGAGAGAGCATCGTGAGTGGTTTGAGGTGGAGGCCACGAGAGAAGGAATCAAGGCCGTCGATGGAGTCATAAGACGATGGATAGGATGGGATGAAACGATGACATGA
- a CDS encoding Manganese/iron superoxide dismutase, with product MFFSRIPLLPLFFFVSSSSSSEPDLASDHNQAYTALPDNIQSFSAMSIGTYSLPALPYAYDALEPSISAQIMELHHSKHHQAYVTNLNAALKNYATATSTNDIAGQIALQSAIKFNGGGHINHSLFWENLSPSSSADAKPESAPTLSAEISKTWGSIQAFQEAFKKTLLGLQGSGWGWLVKDTHGLRIVTTKDQDPVVGGEVPIFGVDMWEHAYYLQYLNGKAAYVDNVWNVINWKTAEARFTGTREDAFKVLRASI from the exons ATGTTCTTCTCTAGGATCCCGCTTCtacccctcttcttctttgtctcctcctcctcctcgtctgAACCTGATCTTGCTTCTGATCATAATCAAGCTTATACTGCTCTTCCTGATAATATTCAGTCTTTTTCTGCCATGTCTATTGGTACTTACTCTCTTCCGGCGCTGCCGTACGCCTATGAT GCCCTTGAGCCTAGCATCTCTGCTCAAATCATGGAACTTCATCATAGCAAGCACCATCAAGCCTACGTAACAAACCTCAACGCCGCGCTAAAGAACTACGCAACCGCTACTTCGACCAACGACATCGCCGGCCAGATCGCCCTGCAATCAGCCATCAAGTTCAATGGCGGCGGGCACATCAACCACTCTCTCTTCTGGGAGAATCTCAGCCCCTCAAGCTCTGCTGACGCAAAGCCCGAGAGTGCTCCTACGCTTAGTGCTGAGATCTCAAAGACGTGGGGCAGCATTCAGGCGTTCCAGGAGGCGTTCAAGAAGACACTTCTGGGACTGCAGGGTAGTGGTTGGGGATGGCTTGTTAAGGATACGCATGGTCTTCGTATTGTTACGACGAAGGATCAGGATCctgttgttggaggagaggTTCCtatttttggtgttgatatgTGGGAGCATGCTTACTACCTTCAA TATCTTAACGGAAAGGCTGCCTACGTTGACAACGTCTGGAACGTCATCAACTGGAAGACTGCCGAGGCTCGATTCACCGGTACTCGTGAGGACGCCTTCAAAGTCCTCCGCGCCTCCATCTAA
- a CDS encoding Clp protease-domain-containing protein — protein MFLRPRTLRVLRGVSQQHVRAFGFSSSSGNSPMSPMGNIPMPYIEESSAAGRKTWDIFSKLLQERIVVLNGEVNDYMSASIVSQLLWLESDTPDKPITMYINSPGGSVTSGMAIYDTMTYIKSPVSTVCVGGAASMAAILLAGGEAGKRFSLPHSSIMIHQPLGGTRGQASDIMIYANQIQKTREQSNRIMQYHLNKAKGHEKYSLEEINDLMERDKYLSPEEALELGVIDEILTKRPESEQEKKEKEEKQGAADTPQTS, from the exons ATGTTTCTACGGCCAAGAACGTTGCGCGTACTGCGCGGCGTGTCGCAACAACATGTGAGAGCTTTTGGCTTCTCCAGTTCTTCCGGAAACTCGCCAATGTCACCAATGGGCAACATTCCCATGCCCTACATCGAGGAGTCGTCG GCTGCCGGAAGAAAAACAT GGGATATCTTTTCCAAGCTACTACAG GAACGCATCGTCGTCCTAAATGGTGAAGTTAACGACTACATGTCCGCTTCGATCGTGTCACAGCTGCTTTGGCTCGAGTCCGATACCCCCGATAAGCCAATCACGATGTACATCAACTCTCCTGGTGGTTCCGTCACCTCAG GAATGGCGATCTACGACACAATGACATACATCAAGTCACCAGTATCAACAGTATGTGTCGGCGGTGCTGCGTCAATGGCCGCCATCCTCCTCGCAGGAGGTGAAGCAGGCAAGCGATTCTCTCTCCCCCACAGCTCGATCATGATCCATCAACCACTCGGTGGTACTCGAGGCCAAGCATCCGATATCATGATTTACGCAAACCAGATCCAGAAGACACGGGAACAGTCGAATAGAATCATGCAGTATCATCTCAATAAGGCAAAGGGTCATGAAAAGTATTCTCTTGAGGAGATTAATGATCTGATGGAACGGGATAAATATCTGTCGCCGGAAGAGGCTTTGGAACTCGGAGTTATCGATGAGATTTTGACGAAGAGACCTGAGTCggagcaagagaagaaggagaaggaagagaagcagGGAGCGGCTGATACACCCCAGACGAGTTGA
- a CDS encoding alpha-D-galactopyranosidase translates to MFFNTQSLGVVALAGLATAVPSRNHLQTREVGKLPALGWNGWNQGQCNAASEKVALATAKTFINLGLKDAGYQYVNIDDCWSTKQRDSKGNLVPDPAKWPRGIKPVADEIHAMGLKFGLYGDGGAKTCAGYPGSQGHEQQDANLLASWGVDYWKYDNCYTPCNTGNGADIQTCPNNQAPSSRPRYEKMRDLLRATGRDILYSLCNWGYDEVWTWGAQVGHMWRMSQDNWGKWADVVRIANQAAPILKYTVPGHYNDLDMMILANGALTPAEERTHFAIWCITKSPIILGTDMTKLNSDEVKLITNKGLLAVNQDSLSKPAVPFTPPNTPAKGSSEIYPYWSGPISTGTVVAIVASKGNLNTQLNLKDVPGLKDMEYSWTELLTGAKGKGKTVSANLQTHDVAVFRIDHN, encoded by the exons ATGTTCTTCAATACTCAATCTCTCGGTGTCGTGGCTCTGGCCGGATTAGCCACGGCTGTCCCTTCACGAAATCATCTTCAAACTCGTGAAGTTGGAAAGCTTCCTGCTCTTGGCTGGAACGGCTGG AATCAAGGACAATGTAACGCAGCCAGCGAGAAAGTTGCCCTTGCTACAGCCAAGACTTTTATCAACCTTGGTCTCAAGGATGCTGGATACCAATACGTCAACATTGATGACTGCTGGTCTACAAAGCAGCGTGACTCCAAGGGCAATCTTGTTCCTGACCCTGCAAAGTGGCCAAGAGGTATCAAGCCAGTCGCCGATGAGATCCACGCAATGGGCCTCAAGTTCGGTCTTTATGGTGACGGCGGAGCCAAGACTTGCGCAGGTTATCCAGGAAGTCAAGGCCACGAGCAGCAAGACGCAaatcttcttgccagctGGGGTGTTGACTACTGGAAGTACGACAACTGTTACACACCCTGCAACACAGGCAACGGTGCCGATATCCAGACATGCCCCAACAACCAAGCTCCTAGCTCTAGGCCTCGAtatgagaagatgagggatCTCCTTCGCGCTACAGGAAGGGACATCCTCTATTCGCTTTGCAACTGGGGTTATGATGAGGTTTGGACTTGGGGTGCTCAGGTTGGACACATGTGGCGAATGAGCCAGGACAACTGGGGCAAATGGGCGGATGTTGTCCGTATTGCTAACCAGGCGGCACCTATCCTGAAGTACACTGTACCAGGACACTACAATGATCTCGATATGATG ATCCTTGCCAACGGTGCTCTTACTCCTGCTGAGGAGCGAACACACTTTGCCATCTGGTGTATTACCAAGTCCCCTATCATTCTCGGAACAGACATGACCAAGCTTAACAGCGATGAGGTCAAGTTGATCACAAACAAG GGCCTTCTCGCCGTCAACCAAGACTCGCTCTCCAAGCCAGCTGTGCCTTTCACTCCTCCCAACACTCCCGCCAAGGGAAGCAGCGAGATCTACCCTTACTGGTCCGGGCCCATCTCAACCGGAACAGTTGTCGCCATCGTCGCTAGCAAAGGCAACTTGAACACTCAGTTGAACCTCAAGGACGTTCCAGGACTTAAGGATATGGAGTACTCGTGGACTGAGCTTCTGACTGGTGCTAAAGGAAAGGGCAAGACTGTCTCAGCCAACTTGCAGACACACGATGTTGCGGTCTTCCGCATCGACCACAACTAA
- a CDS encoding uncharacterized protein (of unknown function DUF89-domain containing protein) translates to MEHDTKTPQYKTSDPTSFASESVKRRWPVILTQGIDDVFRAVTKTSDPEKLAEGKKIIEQLANLKYEVEHDRKLSPLPDDGFTEEIETYNKELEALGPDAHWYDVPWLFSECYLYRRIAAIFRMTEHWKSYDLFARQKMDTFRSSRPAVLELASNYRQLVEQLRADKDSTHDPKAEKTLFQEMFEICLWGNATDLSLLTNLTYEDIQKLQGSEARKAAEKNILVNDLPKAFDILKKAQAEGKKERRVDIVLDNAGFELYVDMILAGYLLSAGLATQVVLRPKSIPWFVSDVVPSDFSGLLNAVANPRALYDTPSEDEELQGKKPEPLSEDGEKDLKFLFQEWATFHAEGQLMLRPNRYWTYGGSFWRLPAENPELHEELKEAELVIFKGDLNYRKLVADAAWPATTPFVEALGPMGPSSGVNVLSLRTCKADVVVGLPEGKDEELKQLEGGGGDSGARKWAWNGKWAVVNLSQGH, encoded by the exons ATGGAGCACGACACCAAGACCC CCCAATACAAAACGAGTGATCCTACCTCATTCGCCAGTGAATCCGTCAAGAGGCGATGGCCTGTCATTCTG ACCCAAGGAATTGACGATGTCTTCCGCGCCGTTACCAAGACCAGTGATCCCGAGAAACTAGCggagggcaagaagattATCGAGCAACTCGCCAATCTCAAGTACGAGGTTGAACATGACCGAAAGCTCAG TCCCCTCCCCGACGATGGATTCACGGAAGAGATCGAGACATATaacaaggagcttgaggctcttgGCCCCGATGCTCACTGGTACGATGTACCATGGCTGTTCTCCGAATGCTACCTATACAG ACGCATCGCGGCCATATTCCGCATGACCGAACACTGGAAATCCTACGATCTTTTCGCCCGACAGAAGATGGACACATTCCGATCATCAAGGCCCGCCGTTCTCGAGCTCGCTAGCAACTATAGACAATTAGTTGAGCAGCTCCGCGCTGATAAGGACTCAACACATGATCCTAAAGCTGAGAAGACTCTGTTCCAGGAGATGTTTGAGATTTGCCTTTGGGGAAATGCCACAGACTTGTCACTCCTTACAAACTTGACATATGAGGATATACAGAAACTCCAGGGTTCTGAGGCTCGCAAGGcggctgagaagaacatcTTGGTGAATGATCTTCCTAAGGCGTTTGACATTCTCAAGAAAGCGCAAGctgagggcaagaaggagcGTCGCGTTGATATCGTCCTCGACAATGCTGGCTTTGAGTTGTATGTCGATATGATTCTGGCCGGGTATCTTCTCTCGGCTGGTCTCGCCACACAAGTCGTCCTACGACCCAAGTCCATCCCTTGGTTCGTCTCCGACGTTGTGCCCAGCGATTTTAGTGGCTTGTTGAACGCTGTTGCCAACCCTCGTGCTCTATACGACACACCATCAGAGGATGAGGAACTCCAAGGCAAGAAGCCTGAGCCTCTATCtgaggatggcgagaagGACCTTAAGTTCCTATTCCAGGAGTGGGCTACGTTCCATGCTGAGGGACAGCTTATGCTCCGCCCTAACCGATACTGGACTTATGGCGGTAGCTTCTGGCGATTACCTGCTGAGAACCCTGAGTTGCatgaggagctcaaggaagcCGAGCTTGTCATCTTCAAAGGTGACCTGAACTACCGCAAGCTCGTCGCTGAT GCTGCTTGGCCCGCTACCACACCTTTCGTCGAGGCTCTCGGCCCCATGGGTCCCTCTTCAGGTGTCAACGTCTTGTCCTTGCGAACTTGCAAGGCCGATGTTGTCGTTGGTCTTCCGGAGGGTAAGGATGAGGAGTTGAAGCAACTGGAGGGCGGCGGTGGCGATTCTGGTGCTCGAAAGTGGGCGTGGAACGGAAAATGGGCTGTTGTGAACCTGTCTCAGGGTCATTAG
- a CDS encoding Alpha/Beta hydrolase protein produces the protein MDTNPEIVQPADWQTGEAVPAFLIHDGGGTTFSYHCLEPLRRPVYGIYNPKFHSGEPFDGGLSDMARLYTGWIKETVEKPDFPRRRNAAGKIRLLLGGWSMGGHLSLEIAKQLEDSNIEVIGILMVDTIYPHKFSSEKRKMPGEDSKEGKNKNQILADLAMADARRMIQAWTPPAWEVGRRPRVSLLRAKKAVPTENGTDIVDLSREERNLGWDMYDKNFFADVVDIEGHHYEVFKFEFIEDISKKIKKALDDLEWVALDG, from the coding sequence ATGGACACAAACCCTGAAATAGTCCAGCCTGCGGACTGGCAGACTGGCGAAGCTGTCCCAGCCTTTCTCATCCACGATGGCGGCGGCACCACATTCTCATACCACTGCTTAGAACCTCTCCGTCGTCCAGTCTACGGCATTTACAACCCCAAATTTCACAGCGGCGAGCCCTTCGACGGCGGTCTCAGCGACATGGCCCGTCTCTACACTGGCTGGATCAAAGAAACCGTCGAGAAGCCCGACTTTCCCAGACGTCGCAACGCAGCTGGAAAGATCcgacttcttcttggcgGATGGAGCATGGGCGGTCACTTGAGTCTCGAAATCGCAAAGCAGCTTGAAGATTCCAACATTGAAGTCATCGGAATTCTCATGGTTGACACAATCTACCCTCATAAATTCTCTAGCGAAAAGCGCAAGATGCCTGGTGAAGACTCCAAGGAGggaaagaacaagaaccagATCCTCGCGGATCTAGCCATGGCCGATGCTCGCCGTATGATTCAAGCTTGGACACCTCCGGCCTGGGAGGTAGGACGTCGGCCCCGGGTCAGTCTCCTCCgggccaagaaggccgtGCCCACGGAGAACGGGACTGATATTGTGGACTTGAGCCGTGAGGAGCGGAATCTGGGGTGGGATATGTACGACAAGAACTTTTTTGCTGATGTGGTAGATATTGAGGGACATCACTATGAGGTTTTCAAGTTTGAGTTCATTGAGGATATttcgaagaagatcaagaaggcacTGGATGATTTGGAGTGGGTTGCTTTGGATGGTTGA
- a CDS encoding fungal-specific transcription factor domain-containing protein, producing the protein MECKWRPQQRSGVQRRQAPSTEVPDQSIEQHLSPNFDTSPGSSVFQPGNAVDEVFDYASFMWDYGDFWQHASPETQQHQGLETNMLAAQSQITFPDRTAFATPLPAPSLIQSNGSRDQDATDGSAKLMEFFASSVNPPIIAEVETQKKWVSMRQAVVEMASISPMVRHAIMAFSNLLLSRRDGNWTMSDEDHYQRGVTEVASHDGTSMSEHSPAREYLLAALFFLSYIDILESRLDAAHSNLKRAYTLFQSSNKHGLTAVEKQLLLWIRLLDGRAVTAGGSGLFLTKDDEVLLVEASPASFDGEPEEVSKDPTDDIEDVLFQVLYQPGVVFYQKVQSFMGRISKIDPWHRSRGTVEDEIEVMNIGTVIAADLRTLYEHRPPLMDFAVAGKLKEPHVSKHLAFVITRAFRTYLSNYYASKVHLHRVAYKNLPLTKEASEALDQIRNLARQIVADLDPEDTLPVNMLWPLLMLGVEEQDANEKAWIKTQILRMEKVAGNARITAQVLEEVQARQDAAKARMDIRAVMHAVFNSCFAIV; encoded by the exons ATGGAGTGCAAATGGCGACCTCAGCAACGATCAGGAGTTCAAAGGAGACAAGCGCCTTCCACCGAAGTCCCTGATCAATCTATCGAGCAGCACCTATCACCAAATTTCGATACATCACCGGGGAGCTCAGTATTCCAACCAGGAAACGCAGTTGATGAAGTCTTCGATTATGCAAGTTTCATGTGGGACTACGGTGATTTTTGGCAACACGCCTCACCAGAGACACAGCAGCATCAGGGGTTGGAAACAAATATGTTG GCGGCTCAATCGCAGATCACATTCCCTGACAGGACAGCTTTTGCGACACCACTTCCAGCGCCCTCACTGATACAGAGCAATGGTAGTCGGGACCAAGATGCTACGGATGGGAGTGCTAAGTTGATGGAATTCTTCGCCAGCTCCGTCAATCCCCCTATCATCGCTGAGGTCGAGACTCAAAAGAAGTGGGTGTCCATGCGACAAGCTGTTGTCGAAATGGCAAGCATTTCTCCCATGGTGCGACACGCGATCATGGCCTTTTCGAATTTACTTCTTTCTCGACGCGATGGGAACTGGACTATGAGCGATGAGGATCACTATCAGCGAGGCGTTACCGAGGTCGCGAGCCATGACGGCACATCAATGTCGGAACACAGCCCTGCACGCGAATACCTTCTCGCAGCATTATTCTTTCTCAGCTATATCGATATCTTGGAGAGTCGTCTCGATGCTGCGCACTCAAATCTCAAGCGCGCATATACGCTCTTCCAAAGTAGTAATAAGCACGGCCTGACAGCGGTAGAGAAGCAGTTGCTTCTTTGGATTCGACTTCTTGATGGTCGGGCGGTGACGGCTGGTGGCTCTGGTCTTTTTCTCACTAAAGACGACGAAGTTCTTTTGGTAGAAGCATCACCCGCGAGTTTCGATGGTGAGCCTGAAGAAGTTTCGAAAGATCCCACTGATGACATTGAGGACGTGTTGTTTCAAGTATTGTATCAACCTGGGGTTGTGTTCTACCAAAAAGTCCAAAGCTTCATGGGGAGGATATCCAAGATAGACCCCTGGCATCGTTCTCGAGGGACGGTCGAAGACGAAATCGAAGTCATGAACATCGGTACGGTTATAGCGGCTGATTTGCGAACTCTATACGAACACCGTCCACCATTGATGGACTTTGCTGTGGCAGGCAAGCTAAAGGAGCCTCACGTCTCGAAGCATCTAGCTTTTGTCATCACACGAGCATTTCGAACGTACCTGTCAAACTATTACGCAAGCAAAGTCCACCTCCACCGAGTTGCGTACAAGAACCTTCCCCTGACCAAGGAGGCGTCTGAGGCGTTGGACCAGATCCGAAATCTCGCTAGACAAATTGTGGCGGACTTGGACCCTGAGGATACGCTCCCCGTCAACATGCTCTGGCCGCTGCTGATGCTGGGAGTTGAAGAGCAAGATGCCAACGAAAAGGCGTGGATAAAGACTCAAATTCTCAGAATGGAGAAGGTTGCTGGCAACGCGCGCATCACGGCGCAAGTGTTAGAAGAGGttcaagctcgacaagatgcTGCCAAGGCACGAATGGATATCCGGGCCGTGATGCATGCCGTTTTCAACTCATGCTTTGCCATTGTCTGA
- a CDS encoding dihydroxy-acid/6-phosphogluconate dehydratase — protein MLSRSLLRSRAVGAFPLSARSNGRFFSASALRADDKLNKVSANITQPKAQGASQAMLYATGLSEDDMNKAQVGISSVWYEGNPCNMHLMDLSAIVKESVAKAGLIPYRFNTIGVSDGISMGTTGMRYSLQSREIIADSIETVMNGQWYDGNISLPGCDKNMPGVAIAMGRVNRPSIMVYGGTIRPGCTKQGESIDIVSAFQAYGQYITGEITEEQRFDIIRNACPGGGACGGMYTANTMATALETLGLTLPGSSSSPAEDPSKKAECESVGPAIRNILKEDIRPRDIMTRQAFENAMIVTTILGGSTNAVLHLIAIADSVGIKLDIEDFQKVSDRTPFLADLKPSGKWVMADMHKIGGTPALLKFLLKEGIIDGSGITVTGKTMKQNVENMPGFPEDQTIIRPLSNPIKPTGHIQILRGSLAPGGCVGKITGKEGLRFEGKARVYDSEPDFIASLEAGEIKKGEKTVVIIRYDGPKGGPGMPEMLKPSSAIMGAGLGKDVALLTDGRFSGGSHGFIIGHIVPEAMEGGPIALVEDGDTIVIDAETRAIDLVVPEEEVARRRKAWKAPAPRYTKGTLSKYAQLVRNASEGCVTDSGLKN, from the exons ATGCTTTCGAGGTCGTTGTTGAGGTCTAGAGCTGTGGGAGCTTTCCCCCTCTCTGCGAGAAGCAATGG ccgcttcttctccgcctcTGCCCTCCGCGCCGAtgacaagctcaacaaggTCTCCGCCAACATCACCCAGCCCAAGGCCCAGGGCGCATCCCAGGCTATGCTCTACGCCACTGGTCTTTCAGAGGATGACATGAACAAGGCTCAGGTTGGTATCTCGTCCGTCTGGTACGAGGGCAACCCTTGTAACATGCACCTCATGGACCTCTCCGCCATTGTCAAGGAGTCCGTCGCCAAGGCTGGTCTTATTCCCTACCGATTCAACACCATTGGTGTCTCTGATGGTATTTCCATGGGCACAACTGGTATGCGATACTCCCTCCAGAGTCGAGAGATTATCGCCGATAGTATTGAGACTGTCATGAACGGTCAGTGGTATGACGGAAACATCAGCTTGCCTGGTTGCGACAAGAACATGCCCGGTGTTGCCATCGCAATGGGCCGTGTCAACCGTCCCAGCATCATGGTCTACGGTGGTACCATTCGTCCCGGCTGCACCAAGCAGGGCGAGTCCATCGATATCGTCTCTGCTTTCCAGGCCTACGGTCAATACATCACTGGTGAGATCACTGAGGAGCAGCGATTCGACATCATTCGAAACGCCTGccctggtggtggtgcttgTGGTGGCATGTACACTGCCAACACCATGGCCACCGCCCTTGAGACTCTCGGTCTCACTCTTCCCggtagcagcagcagccctgCTGAGGATCCTAGCAAGAAGGCTGAGTGCGAGAGCGTTGGACCTGCTATTCGCAACATTCTCAAGGAGGACATTCGACCTCGCGACATCATGACTCGCCAGGCCTTCGAGAACGCCATGATCGTCACTACCATCCTTGGTGGCAGCACCAACGCCGTCCTGCACCTTATCGCCATTGCCGACTCTGTCGGTATTAAGCTCGACATTGAGGACTTCCAGAAGGTTTCCGACCGCACTCCCTTCCTTGCCGACCTGAAGCCCTCCGGAAAGTGGGTCATGGCCGATATGCACAAGATTGGCGGTACTCCCGCTCTTCTCAAGTTCCTGCTCAAGGAGGGTATCATTGACGGCTCTGGTATTACCGTTACTGGTAAGACCATGAAGCAGAATGTCGAGAACATGCCCGGGTTCCCTGAGGACCAGACCATCATCCGACCCCTGAGCAACCCCATCAAGCCTACCGGTCACATTCAGATCCTCCGCGGTTCTCTGGCCCCTGGTGGCTGTGTCGGTAAGATCACCGGTAAGGAGGGTCTTCGATTCGAGGGTAAGGCTCGTGTCTACGACTCTGAGCCCGATTTCATTGCCAGTCTCGAGGCTggtgagatcaagaagggtGAGAAGACCGTTGTCATTATCCGATATGACGGTCCCAAGGGTGGTCCCGGTATGCCTGAGATGCTGAAGCCTTCTTCCGCCATCATGGGCGCTGGTCTCGGAAAGGACGTTGCCCTTCTCACTGACGGTCGTTTCTCTGGTGGTTCTCACGGTTTCATCATTGGTCACATCGTCCCTGAGGCTATGGAGGGTGGTCCCATCGCTCTCGTTGAGGACGGCGACACCATTGTCATCGACGCCGAGACCCGTGCTATCGATCTTGTTGTCcctgaggaggaggttgcGCGACGTCGCAAGGCCTGGAAGGCTCCCGCTCCTCGATACACCAAGGGTACGCTGAGCAAGTACGCCCAGCTTGTGAGAAACGCCAGTGAGGGCTGTGTCACCGACAGTGGTCTCAAGAACTAA